Proteins from a single region of Candidatus Delongbacteria bacterium:
- a CDS encoding FAD-binding oxidoreductase — protein sequence MNKKLKSLLDYQMKTIGDYKIVYPTNSNEVIEIIDICKTNSLKIVPCGFLSQIEFLRYSRNTIFVSSLKLDEIVLDNVNCFIEMKSGVNYFKLSESLKKKEIYLPLQINRDSTAGSVVSTSDPFSQFSYYVKGVNVILADGSIIKYGCKTLKNVAGYDLTKLVTGTFGSFGFIESILIQYLKKDEVDFEFEDYNSINMIREINSERNKLWLNLKKELDPENLFI from the coding sequence ATGAATAAAAAATTGAAAAGTCTGCTCGACTATCAAATGAAAACAATTGGTGATTATAAGATCGTTTATCCAACAAATAGTAATGAAGTTATTGAAATTATAGACATATGTAAAACAAATAGCTTAAAGATTGTTCCTTGTGGTTTTCTATCACAAATAGAATTTTTAAGATATTCAAGAAACACTATATTTGTTAGCAGTCTAAAATTGGATGAAATTGTTTTAGACAATGTAAATTGTTTTATTGAAATGAAAAGTGGAGTAAACTACTTCAAACTATCGGAATCTTTGAAGAAGAAAGAGATCTATCTGCCATTGCAAATAAATAGGGATTCAACTGCTGGTTCTGTTGTTTCGACATCCGATCCTTTCTCGCAATTTTCATACTATGTTAAAGGCGTAAATGTAATCTTAGCTGATGGTAGTATCATAAAATACGGATGTAAAACATTGAAAAATGTAGCTGGATACGACTTGACAAAATTAGTTACAGGAACTTTTGGCTCATTTGGTTTTATTGAGTCAATCTTAATTCAATATTTAAAAAAAGATGAAGTTGATTTTGAATTTGAGGATTACAATTCTATAAATATGATTAGAGAGATTAACTCTGAGAGAAATAAATTATGGCTAAATCTAAAAAAAGAGCTTGATCCTGAAAATCTTTTCATATGA
- a CDS encoding aminotransferase class V-fold PLP-dependent enzyme gives MKTITLEMLREGIIGNDLSFETPFGRRNLFYADYTASGRGLKLIEEKMIKIQEMYANSHTEDDFSGKTTTVLLHLAEEKIKQLVNAGEHGKIVAIGSGATGALKRLQEILGVYIPPVTKEIIYGSFHDSDCNVCSILSVMKNRMPVVFVGPYEHHTNEVMWRESFAEVVVIKLGSDGQIDLKDLENKLNDPKYKFRKKLVSMSAGSNITGLKTKVYDIAKSSHKFGAYVIFDFAAIAPYTEINMNYDEESYFDAIFFSPHKFLGGPGSSGVLIFNERIYRKDLPPTTPGGGTVDYVGYFTHDFSTDIESREKGGTPPILQTIKTALVMELKDKIGTEVIEKIENNYCELFFKRFSNNSKIDIIGNKDPKLRVPIISFNIKHKNKILHPKFVTKLLNDIFGIQSRAGCSCAGPYGHTLLNIQPELSDRYRNQIKMGKMGIKPGWVRVNLHYAFTENDIKFLMDAIEYIAENGFKYIPQYSFEFSTGDWIYKGWKEKKMEISLDFDFGFEKIEQNNLHKIREDYFEEAYKFLKENLNDNDNVVYKDDEKELEELKFFYYT, from the coding sequence ATGAAAACTATCACACTGGAGATGCTTAGAGAAGGAATTATTGGTAATGACCTTTCCTTTGAAACTCCATTTGGAAGAAGAAATCTTTTTTATGCTGATTATACAGCTTCAGGAAGAGGTCTGAAACTAATTGAAGAAAAAATGATTAAAATTCAGGAGATGTACGCCAATTCTCATACAGAGGATGATTTTTCTGGAAAAACTACAACAGTCCTTTTACATCTTGCTGAAGAAAAAATAAAACAGCTTGTAAACGCTGGTGAGCATGGTAAGATTGTAGCTATTGGTTCTGGAGCCACAGGAGCATTAAAAAGATTACAGGAAATTTTAGGAGTTTATATTCCTCCTGTGACAAAAGAGATCATCTATGGTTCATTTCACGATTCAGATTGCAATGTCTGTAGTATACTTTCTGTAATGAAAAACAGAATGCCCGTTGTATTTGTGGGTCCCTATGAACATCACACCAATGAAGTCATGTGGCGAGAATCCTTTGCAGAAGTTGTTGTAATCAAACTTGGCTCTGATGGTCAGATTGATTTAAAAGATTTAGAAAATAAACTTAACGATCCAAAATATAAATTTAGAAAAAAACTTGTTTCAATGTCTGCTGGTTCAAATATAACAGGACTTAAAACAAAAGTTTATGATATTGCAAAATCTTCACACAAATTTGGAGCATATGTAATTTTTGACTTCGCAGCTATAGCACCCTACACAGAAATCAATATGAATTATGATGAGGAATCCTATTTTGATGCGATTTTCTTTTCGCCACATAAATTTCTAGGTGGTCCTGGATCAAGTGGAGTTCTTATATTCAATGAAAGAATTTACAGAAAAGATCTTCCTCCAACTACTCCAGGCGGTGGCACAGTAGATTATGTAGGATACTTTACCCATGATTTTAGTACTGATATCGAATCAAGGGAAAAAGGAGGAACTCCTCCGATTCTACAAACTATTAAAACCGCACTTGTTATGGAGTTGAAGGATAAAATTGGTACTGAAGTAATTGAAAAAATTGAAAATAATTATTGTGAGTTATTCTTCAAAAGGTTTTCAAACAACTCGAAAATTGATATTATTGGGAATAAAGATCCAAAATTAAGAGTTCCAATTATCTCTTTCAATATCAAACACAAAAACAAAATACTTCATCCAAAATTTGTAACAAAGCTCCTAAATGATATTTTTGGTATTCAATCCAGAGCTGGCTGTAGTTGTGCAGGACCTTATGGACACACATTATTAAATATTCAACCCGAGCTTTCTGATAGATACAGAAATCAAATAAAAATGGGTAAAATGGGTATAAAACCAGGTTGGGTTCGAGTTAATCTTCATTATGCTTTTACCGAAAATGATATTAAGTTTTTAATGGACGCTATTGAGTATATCGCAGAAAATGGTTTCAAATACATCCCTCAATATAGCTTTGAATTTTCTACAGGTGATTGGATCTACAAAGGCTGGAAAGAAAAAAAGATGGAGATATCATTAGATTTTGATTTTGGTTTTGAAAAAATTGAACAAAATAATCTGCACAAGATTAGAGAAGATTATTTTGAAGAGGCATATAAATTTTTAAAAGAAAATTTGAACGATAATGACAATGTGGTGTATAAGGATGACGAAAAAGAACTGGAAGAACTGAAGTTCTTTTACTATACATGA
- the bamA gene encoding outer membrane protein assembly factor BamA, translating to MVYKVIIVISLFLTVFLMHGQEAKGLKIEGVKVKGNDQVSEELIINTSGFSVGRTIYGEDIQYAIKKLWGLDLFSNIVIEAEDAIGSNVFINIIVEVHPRLSNIKVRGADNIDQDEIVEAVTKIIRAGQVVKQSTLSDIKNELKAIYKKKNYLLADFEIEKMIYANNNAELIINIIEGHEVYIETITFHGNYNFDKDDLLDSFENIHEDAWWRDGKYDKTEFKADIQNLKNFYQNNGFKDIEVIRDTTYYNDMKDELYIDIWLKEGKKYFFGNVSFEGNTINNDEALKNVLQFEKGEEFSKQKLDMSLYNGLYPMYQDRGYLRSRVIPEEQIVGEDTISYNFKIVEGVKARIRKVDVTGNSRTNEKVIRRELSIYPGDIFNRSKLMRSQRDVFMLNYFSNVVPDARQINDNEVDLVFDVTEKSTEQAQASVSYSGNDGLILSLGFVFNNFSFNDPFVRGDGQKLSTQIDFSKTYWKYSISAEEPWLMDTPTLIGVSGDYSKRQESYSDTRIIGGALKLGRRFAWADNWLKGVWIYSIENVEYTNVEDDAIDTYDIYEGKQITSSSLTQYLIRNNKDKPEFPTSGTEFTLMTKIAGNLFGGDEQFHKHKFEFMWYQPLIKDRLVIANQYLFGAMDKFSTESYISAREYFYMGGSGLSGSEPLRGYDDNSVGPIKNGYFVGGRNTFKTSAELRLKFTDDPMLVYGLLFFDAGNVWEDFEHTDLFDLRKGAGLGIRVFMPMIGMMGLDYAYGFDKYDYYGKRYGEWLPHFRLGMNF from the coding sequence ATGGTTTATAAAGTAATAATCGTAATTTCTCTATTTTTAACAGTTTTCTTAATGCACGGACAGGAAGCAAAAGGGTTAAAAATTGAAGGTGTAAAAGTTAAAGGTAATGATCAGGTTTCTGAGGAACTGATTATTAATACATCAGGGTTTTCAGTTGGTAGAACCATTTATGGTGAAGATATTCAATATGCTATAAAAAAACTTTGGGGATTAGACCTGTTTAGCAATATTGTTATCGAAGCAGAAGATGCCATTGGTAGCAACGTATTCATTAATATAATTGTTGAAGTGCATCCAAGACTATCAAATATTAAAGTTAGAGGTGCTGACAATATTGATCAAGATGAAATTGTCGAAGCTGTAACTAAGATTATCAGAGCAGGTCAAGTTGTAAAACAATCTACACTTTCAGACATTAAAAATGAGCTAAAAGCAATTTATAAGAAAAAAAATTATCTACTTGCAGATTTTGAAATTGAAAAGATGATTTATGCCAATAACAATGCTGAGCTTATTATTAATATTATTGAAGGTCACGAAGTTTATATAGAAACTATTACTTTTCATGGAAACTATAATTTTGATAAAGATGACCTTCTGGATTCTTTTGAAAACATTCATGAAGACGCATGGTGGCGTGACGGAAAATATGATAAAACTGAGTTTAAAGCCGATATTCAAAACCTTAAAAATTTCTATCAAAACAATGGCTTTAAGGATATTGAGGTTATTAGAGATACAACTTACTATAATGATATGAAAGATGAATTGTACATTGACATTTGGTTAAAGGAAGGCAAAAAGTACTTTTTTGGAAATGTTAGTTTTGAAGGAAATACTATTAATAACGATGAAGCCTTAAAAAATGTTCTCCAATTTGAAAAAGGAGAGGAGTTCAGCAAGCAAAAACTTGACATGTCGCTATACAATGGACTTTATCCAATGTACCAGGATAGAGGTTATTTGAGATCAAGAGTAATTCCTGAAGAGCAGATTGTTGGTGAAGATACAATAAGTTATAATTTCAAAATTGTAGAAGGTGTAAAAGCTCGAATAAGAAAAGTTGATGTTACAGGAAATAGCAGAACTAATGAAAAAGTTATTAGAAGAGAACTTTCAATTTATCCTGGTGACATCTTCAATAGGTCTAAACTGATGAGATCTCAACGTGACGTTTTCATGTTAAATTATTTTAGCAATGTAGTCCCAGATGCTCGTCAGATCAATGATAATGAGGTTGACCTAGTATTTGATGTGACTGAAAAATCTACTGAGCAAGCACAGGCCTCGGTTTCTTATTCCGGTAATGATGGACTAATCCTCTCTTTAGGTTTTGTTTTCAACAATTTCTCATTTAATGACCCTTTTGTGAGAGGTGATGGGCAAAAACTATCCACTCAAATTGATTTTAGTAAAACTTATTGGAAATATTCTATCAGTGCTGAAGAACCCTGGTTAATGGACACACCTACTTTGATTGGTGTAAGTGGGGATTATTCTAAAAGACAAGAATCTTATTCTGACACAAGAATAATTGGTGGAGCCTTAAAACTAGGTAGAAGATTTGCCTGGGCAGATAATTGGCTTAAGGGTGTTTGGATCTATTCTATTGAAAATGTTGAGTACACAAATGTTGAAGATGATGCTATTGATACTTACGACATATATGAAGGTAAACAGATTACCAGCTCATCTCTTACTCAGTATCTAATCAGAAACAACAAAGATAAACCTGAATTTCCTACAAGTGGAACCGAATTTACCCTGATGACCAAAATTGCAGGAAATCTATTTGGAGGGGATGAACAGTTTCATAAACATAAATTTGAATTTATGTGGTACCAACCCCTTATAAAAGATCGTCTGGTTATAGCTAATCAATACTTATTTGGGGCAATGGATAAGTTTTCAACTGAATCCTATATTAGTGCCAGAGAGTATTTTTACATGGGTGGTAGTGGATTATCGGGTAGTGAGCCGTTAAGAGGCTATGATGATAACAGTGTGGGTCCAATTAAAAACGGATATTTCGTTGGCGGAAGAAATACTTTTAAAACATCAGCTGAACTACGTCTTAAATTCACAGATGACCCTATGCTTGTTTACGGTTTGCTTTTCTTTGATGCGGGTAATGTCTGGGAGGATTTTGAACATACAGATCTTTTTGATCTTCGTAAAGGTGCTGGACTTGGAATACGTGTATTTATGCCGATGATAGGTATGATGGGGCTTGATTATGCTTATGGTTTCGATAAATATGATTATTATGGAAAAAGATATGGAGAGTGGTTACCACATTTCAGGTTAGGTATGAATTTTTAG
- a CDS encoding OmpH family outer membrane protein, which translates to MKKVVALLITLMAFSVFGELKFGYINAERIMTEYSESKKATEELQKLSKDRENEAMKMEAELKKLDEELKNMSMMLSEDKKREKMEEGKKKLVEYQAFKERVWGSEGELARKNIELTNPLLKKINDAIKVVSEKEGMDYVFDATNGTLVYSKPDYDLTDKILMELNK; encoded by the coding sequence ATGAAAAAAGTTGTTGCTTTACTTATTACTCTGATGGCTTTCAGTGTTTTTGGTGAGTTAAAGTTTGGTTATATCAATGCAGAAAGAATTATGACCGAGTATTCTGAGTCCAAAAAAGCTACAGAAGAACTTCAGAAGTTAAGCAAAGATAGAGAAAATGAAGCCATGAAAATGGAAGCAGAATTAAAGAAACTTGATGAAGAATTGAAAAACATGAGCATGATGCTTTCTGAGGATAAAAAGAGAGAAAAGATGGAAGAAGGAAAGAAAAAATTGGTAGAGTATCAAGCTTTTAAGGAAAGAGTATGGGGTAGTGAAGGTGAGTTAGCTAGGAAAAATATTGAGTTAACGAATCCACTTCTTAAAAAAATAAATGATGCTATAAAAGTCGTTTCTGAGAAAGAAGGAATGGATTATGTTTTTGATGCTACAAACGGAACACTAGTATATTCAAAACCAGATTATGACTTAACAGATAAAATCCTTATGGAATTAAACAAATAG
- a CDS encoding tetratricopeptide repeat protein: protein MNSKDLKNISGTQPEEMEQTFAFMIKYKNHLFGLLIAIGVLIVGYNYYQKSVEEGKVLAQNKFYEISKLFSEKDFDEVITKGPEYASKLSGYDAAAEINVLVAKSYFAKGDYLKAIESSKSVSSSKDLIIYAAKSVLASAYINQFMTTKDSKDAVEAAKVFESIVPLADGMFADDSNYNAAYAYFLAGNKDKAKSILEILKEKKYDVNPKSVKDKVEDLLGRL from the coding sequence GTGAACAGTAAAGACCTTAAAAATATCAGTGGAACTCAACCAGAAGAGATGGAGCAAACTTTTGCATTTATGATTAAATACAAGAATCATCTTTTTGGTCTACTTATAGCTATTGGTGTTTTAATTGTAGGATATAACTACTACCAAAAATCTGTAGAAGAGGGTAAAGTTTTAGCACAAAACAAATTTTACGAGATTTCAAAATTATTCAGTGAAAAAGATTTTGATGAAGTCATTACTAAAGGACCTGAATATGCTTCTAAACTTAGTGGTTATGATGCTGCTGCCGAAATTAACGTATTAGTTGCAAAATCATATTTTGCTAAAGGTGATTATTTAAAAGCTATTGAATCTTCTAAATCTGTAAGTTCTTCAAAAGATTTAATCATTTATGCAGCAAAAAGCGTATTAGCTTCTGCATATATCAATCAATTTATGACTACAAAAGATTCAAAAGATGCTGTTGAGGCTGCGAAAGTTTTCGAAAGTATTGTTCCTCTAGCTGATGGCATGTTTGCTGATGATAGTAATTACAATGCTGCTTATGCATATTTCCTGGCTGGCAATAAAGATAAGGCTAAAAGCATTTTAGAGATTCTTAAAGAAAAAAAATATGATGTCAACCCTAAATCTGTAAAAGATAAGGTAGAAGACCTTCTCGGTAGATTATAA
- a CDS encoding response regulator, whose product MSIKILYIEDDVVTLKYMSAILFQSGFEVYGFTNGREGLTKIKDIKPDVVFVDLNLPDISGTEIITEINSQYRILPIIVVSGTDDKKDIISSLKAGAWDYLAKPVDDRELIILSINRVLEKAELMKETEQYKSELEIRVHALMKDVMDKEERYRSFLNQVDEVFVKIDLSDFRIIEVSRGAENFYGIKKDKFIGMNFYIFTDENCINSLKENVELIPLSQHRKFESNLTMPVSLEVKYFYHDERKTARVKVINLTDKLVSEERIEAMESLVKSILSFIDYPVVVYNRQFKIKYRNSLMDCIINKHTQFLNRFFKDNDIKNREIFLSKSIWDKPYRIVNMDGTHSDLIYNSNCECIIEIMNKD is encoded by the coding sequence TTGAGTATAAAAATTCTATATATAGAGGACGATGTTGTCACATTAAAATATATGTCAGCGATACTATTTCAATCTGGATTTGAAGTTTATGGCTTTACTAATGGAAGAGAAGGTTTAACAAAAATTAAAGATATCAAGCCTGATGTAGTTTTTGTAGATTTAAACTTACCAGATATTAGCGGCACTGAAATAATTACTGAAATCAATTCTCAATACCGAATTTTGCCAATTATTGTAGTGTCTGGGACTGACGATAAAAAAGATATTATATCCTCACTAAAGGCTGGTGCTTGGGATTATCTGGCAAAACCAGTCGATGATAGAGAACTTATAATTTTGAGTATAAATAGAGTTCTAGAAAAAGCTGAGCTTATGAAAGAAACAGAGCAGTATAAATCAGAACTAGAGATAAGAGTACATGCACTCATGAAGGATGTAATGGATAAAGAAGAAAGGTATCGGTCGTTTCTAAATCAAGTGGATGAAGTTTTTGTGAAAATTGACTTATCTGATTTTCGAATTATTGAAGTTAGCCGAGGTGCTGAGAATTTTTATGGCATAAAAAAAGATAAATTTATTGGTATGAATTTTTATATTTTTACTGATGAAAATTGTATTAATTCTTTAAAAGAAAATGTTGAACTAATACCTTTATCTCAACATAGGAAATTTGAATCCAATTTAACCATGCCTGTATCACTTGAAGTAAAGTATTTTTATCATGATGAGAGAAAGACTGCGAGAGTTAAAGTCATAAATTTGACAGATAAATTGGTTAGTGAAGAACGTATAGAAGCAATGGAATCTCTAGTTAAATCAATTTTAAGCTTCATTGATTATCCTGTTGTTGTTTATAACAGACAGTTTAAAATCAAATATAGAAACAGTTTAATGGATTGCATTATTAATAAGCATACTCAATTTTTGAATCGTTTCTTTAAAGATAATGATATAAAAAATAGAGAAATTTTCCTTTCAAAAAGTATTTGGGATAAACCATACAGAATTGTAAATATGGACGGTACGCATTCTGATTTAATCTACAATTCAAATTGCGAATGTATAATTGAAATTATGAATAAAGATTAG
- a CDS encoding sodium:proton antiporter, producing MGKISGVILVLITLLFFAYPTYAEDAVHSSQTIEKSASHDTHGEISGEEHNEHHAPHLDGRDLSLLWIIPFAGILLSIAVFPLVAPHFWHHHFGKVSLFWGLVFFIAFMIGHGANMSFFYLFEVYLGEFIPFIVLLLALFTVAGGIRLKGSLVGSPKLNTLMILIGTILASWMGTTGAAMLMIRPLIKANAWRKHKTHIIVFFIFLVANIGGSLTPLGDPPLFLGFLKGVSFFWTTTHMFLPMVFASVILLILFFIIDTMMMKKEDGIPPKADNNEKLAIEGKANFILLLGVIGAVVFSGMWHSHIDNPADVAITMWGAGMMTKGTLVQVIALLIITFVSLKITPESARKGNGFTWDPILEVAKLFATIFITMVPPIAMLKAGVEGPLGAVISSVKNETGEFVNGAFFWATGILSSFLDNAPTYVVFFNTALGENLSPADLMTKFSTTLLAISAGAVFMGANTYIGNAPNFMVKSIAEENNIKMPSFFGYMAWSVGILIPLFLVITFVFF from the coding sequence ATGGGTAAGATTTCAGGGGTGATTTTAGTTCTAATCACTTTACTTTTTTTCGCATATCCTACTTATGCTGAAGACGCTGTACACAGTTCTCAAACAATTGAAAAATCTGCAAGCCATGATACACATGGAGAAATTAGTGGTGAAGAGCACAATGAACATCATGCACCACATCTTGATGGAAGAGATTTATCGCTTCTTTGGATTATCCCTTTTGCGGGAATCTTATTATCTATAGCAGTTTTCCCTTTGGTAGCCCCACATTTCTGGCATCATCATTTTGGTAAGGTTTCATTATTTTGGGGACTTGTATTTTTCATAGCTTTTATGATTGGACATGGTGCCAACATGAGCTTTTTCTACTTATTTGAAGTTTACCTAGGTGAGTTTATACCATTTATAGTACTTCTATTAGCTCTTTTTACTGTTGCTGGTGGAATCAGACTGAAAGGATCACTTGTTGGTTCGCCTAAATTAAATACTCTGATGATTCTAATCGGGACTATTTTAGCTAGCTGGATGGGTACCACTGGTGCCGCTATGCTTATGATAAGACCTTTAATTAAGGCCAATGCATGGAGAAAACACAAGACACATATTATAGTTTTTTTTATTTTTCTGGTTGCTAATATCGGTGGTTCTTTAACTCCTCTAGGTGACCCACCTCTTTTCTTGGGATTTTTAAAAGGAGTATCCTTTTTCTGGACCACAACACATATGTTTCTACCCATGGTTTTTGCTTCAGTTATATTACTGATTCTGTTTTTCATAATTGATACAATGATGATGAAGAAGGAAGATGGCATTCCTCCAAAAGCTGATAATAATGAGAAACTTGCTATTGAGGGTAAAGCGAATTTTATTCTTTTGTTGGGAGTAATTGGGGCTGTTGTTTTTAGCGGTATGTGGCATTCTCATATAGATAATCCTGCAGATGTAGCAATCACAATGTGGGGTGCTGGAATGATGACCAAGGGAACCTTGGTCCAAGTCATTGCATTACTAATCATTACATTTGTTTCATTAAAAATCACTCCAGAATCAGCCAGAAAAGGTAATGGGTTTACATGGGACCCTATTCTAGAAGTAGCTAAACTTTTTGCAACTATATTTATTACAATGGTTCCTCCAATTGCAATGTTAAAAGCTGGAGTTGAAGGACCTTTGGGGGCTGTTATCAGTTCAGTAAAAAATGAGACTGGAGAGTTTGTTAATGGTGCATTCTTCTGGGCTACAGGAATATTGTCAAGCTTCCTCGATAATGCTCCAACTTATGTTGTATTTTTCAATACAGCTCTAGGAGAAAACTTGTCTCCTGCTGATTTAATGACAAAATTTTCAACTACACTTCTAGCAATTTCTGCAGGGGCTGTTTTTATGGGAGCCAATACATATATTGGTAATGCTCCAAATTTTATGGTTAAATCTATTGCTGAAGAAAATAACATTAAAATGCCATCATTTTTTGGATATATGGCGTGGTCAGTTGGGATTTTGATTCCGTTATTTTTAGTAATAACTTTTGTATTCTTTTAG
- a CDS encoding TlpA family protein disulfide reductase, giving the protein MRFYSCMIVILLVFLISCNKNQENVVRDLYSELDSLQMDLLKIPVEARVKDVGEVVFDKFNEKGFIQMSEVDSLLNVYPDSYFLMNVKINILSNVGIDSIRSFVTEKYRSDSLNNNFKYFYLLVTEPDNVREKFEKMIENDKENFLGYFGLAQTLFYKKDKKPEYVTKLAYLASVKSERNDEPLQFLDYLYEISGKINEGAYLNGILLRRDPSRKQSFDKLFTFYMDKSDYEKAAVLTEMFEKNNPGMIRDIEMAYLYMTSKKLDTSFKFLKKIDPEALQKEDLIQYYSIRSRVMAYNGDKDEALKAILEFKRITNISNADIFADESYAEYLYDYKPYKNFLKSISGNKLSIGDIALPSIKGRLIDGSIFNSDEYKNKVVLVNLWSSESELAAYFVQFLKGFKQQFSDKDFSIIGINLDSDKLKANKVIEEIGVDWRNIHEPKGNQGGLGTLFSYTSIPSSFLIDKKGVIRYFNLQGNSLLNRVKELIEEKNE; this is encoded by the coding sequence ATGAGATTTTACAGTTGCATGATTGTTATTTTATTAGTATTCCTAATTTCTTGTAATAAAAATCAAGAAAATGTTGTTAGAGATTTATACTCGGAACTTGATTCTCTTCAAATGGATCTATTGAAGATTCCTGTTGAAGCTAGAGTCAAAGATGTAGGTGAAGTAGTTTTCGATAAATTCAACGAAAAAGGCTTTATTCAGATGTCAGAAGTAGATTCACTTTTGAATGTTTATCCCGATTCCTATTTTTTAATGAACGTAAAGATCAATATCTTATCAAATGTAGGTATTGATTCAATTAGGTCTTTTGTAACTGAAAAGTATAGAAGCGATAGCTTAAACAACAATTTTAAGTATTTTTACTTACTAGTAACTGAACCTGATAACGTTCGGGAAAAATTTGAAAAAATGATAGAAAATGATAAAGAAAATTTTCTTGGTTATTTTGGATTGGCTCAAACACTATTTTACAAAAAAGACAAAAAACCTGAGTATGTTACAAAATTGGCGTATTTAGCATCTGTAAAAAGTGAGAGAAATGATGAACCACTGCAATTTCTTGATTATCTTTACGAAATTTCAGGTAAGATTAATGAAGGTGCATATCTAAACGGTATTCTATTGAGAAGAGATCCGTCAAGAAAACAAAGCTTTGATAAATTGTTTACCTTTTATATGGATAAAAGTGATTACGAGAAAGCTGCCGTTTTAACGGAGATGTTTGAAAAGAACAATCCTGGAATGATAAGAGATATTGAAATGGCATATCTCTATATGACTTCAAAAAAACTTGATACTTCATTTAAATTTTTAAAAAAAATAGATCCTGAAGCACTTCAAAAAGAGGATCTTATACAATATTATTCGATAAGATCCAGAGTTATGGCATATAATGGAGATAAAGATGAAGCATTAAAAGCTATTTTGGAGTTTAAAAGGATAACAAATATTTCCAATGCAGATATTTTTGCGGATGAAAGTTATGCAGAATATTTATATGATTACAAACCTTATAAGAACTTTTTAAAATCAATATCAGGCAACAAATTATCTATAGGAGATATTGCACTTCCTTCAATTAAAGGCAGACTTATCGACGGATCAATTTTTAATTCTGATGAATATAAGAACAAAGTTGTTTTGGTGAATTTATGGTCATCAGAATCAGAACTAGCTGCTTATTTCGTTCAATTTTTGAAAGGTTTTAAACAGCAGTTTTCAGATAAAGATTTTTCAATAATTGGTATCAATCTTGACTCTGACAAATTGAAGGCAAATAAAGTAATCGAAGAAATTGGAGTTGATTGGAGAAATATTCATGAACCAAAAGGAAATCAAGGAGGTTTAGGAACATTATTTTCATATACATCAATACCTTCTTCTTTTTTGATTGATAAAAAAGGCGTAATTAGATATTTCAATTTACAGGGGAATTCATTATTGAACAGAGTGAAAGAACTTATTGAAGAAAAAAATGAATAA